One window of the Asticcacaulis sp. SL142 genome contains the following:
- a CDS encoding MltA domain-containing protein, with protein sequence MAFEALRGTCAYKKGRQYQRVCEKLSHTDFADPDDIKAFFEANFAVEGLDGEGLLTAYFVPEYEAVSTPDAEFSQPVRLKPADLVIVRGDQMFPPQTATKVAARVVDGQYVPYYTRAEIEAQPAETPLYMRPEDYFFMQLQGSGYLELPDGSKFLAAYAADNGHPFVGIAKPMVDRGILEKDKSSGDNIRAWLAANRGDVAREMMNLNPRYAFFKIEDPHDPLGAAGVPLPGGSAIAVDPAHHQYGDLYWIDANAGALKDAFPQYQRMVSALDTGGAIKGKIRADLYMGHGARAGTEAGRVKHKLKMWRIVPKH encoded by the coding sequence GTGGCGTTTGAAGCCTTGCGCGGGACCTGCGCCTATAAAAAAGGCCGACAGTATCAGCGCGTGTGCGAAAAACTTAGCCACACCGATTTTGCCGATCCTGATGACATAAAGGCCTTTTTCGAGGCCAATTTTGCGGTCGAGGGTCTGGACGGTGAGGGGCTGCTGACGGCCTATTTCGTGCCGGAATATGAGGCTGTCAGTACACCCGATGCCGAATTTTCGCAACCTGTGCGGCTTAAACCTGCTGATCTGGTGATCGTGCGCGGCGATCAGATGTTCCCACCGCAAACAGCCACTAAGGTCGCGGCGCGCGTGGTTGATGGCCAGTATGTCCCCTATTACACCCGCGCCGAAATCGAAGCCCAGCCCGCCGAAACCCCGCTTTATATGCGACCGGAAGACTATTTCTTCATGCAGCTTCAGGGGTCGGGCTATCTGGAGTTGCCGGACGGTTCTAAGTTTCTGGCCGCCTATGCCGCCGATAATGGTCATCCTTTTGTGGGGATCGCAAAGCCCATGGTCGATCGCGGGATACTGGAAAAAGACAAATCTTCCGGCGACAATATCCGCGCCTGGCTGGCGGCCAATCGCGGCGACGTGGCGCGTGAGATGATGAATCTTAATCCGCGCTATGCCTTTTTCAAGATCGAAGATCCGCATGATCCCTTGGGTGCGGCGGGTGTGCCTTTGCCGGGCGGGTCAGCGATTGCGGTTGATCCGGCCCACCATCAGTACGGCGATCTCTATTGGATCGATGCCAATGCGGGCGCGTTAAAAGACGCCTTCCCGCAGTATCAGCGCATGGTTTCTGCGCTTGATACCGGAGGGGCCATTAAGGGTAAAATCCGCGCCGACCTCTATATGGGCCACGGCGCCCGCGCCGGCACCGAAGCGGGCAGGGTCAAGCATAAGCTCAAAATGTGGCGGATCGTGCCTAAACATTAA
- a CDS encoding Tim44/TimA family putative adaptor protein, whose protein sequence is MSVELVIFAVIAVVVLFQLYNVLGRRVGFKVEDKPTPRISEDGDGPVRIEKKPEAPKFPNLEALKARDPQFNEINFIEKARETYEGVVVAFTKGDVDPVKDRLADNVYNVFSKAVQNRDPSAPKETVTFVDGPKVDMELIDFKDDFAHIRVRFLSELLYQTEAAKPAEQAVPETDVLPVPAEAKKTHKRTAEYWTFHKNLKSGNNPWLLAKVEAAKA, encoded by the coding sequence ATGTCGGTCGAACTGGTTATATTTGCGGTCATTGCCGTAGTGGTTTTGTTCCAGCTTTATAATGTCTTAGGCCGTCGCGTGGGCTTTAAGGTCGAGGACAAGCCGACTCCCCGGATAAGCGAGGATGGTGACGGGCCGGTGCGCATCGAAAAAAAGCCCGAAGCGCCGAAGTTTCCCAACCTCGAAGCGCTCAAGGCTCGCGACCCGCAATTCAATGAAATCAACTTCATTGAAAAGGCGCGCGAAACCTATGAAGGCGTGGTCGTGGCCTTCACCAAGGGCGATGTCGATCCGGTCAAGGATCGTTTGGCCGACAATGTTTATAATGTGTTCTCAAAAGCTGTGCAAAACCGCGATCCGTCAGCGCCCAAAGAAACGGTCACCTTTGTCGATGGCCCCAAGGTCGATATGGAATTGATCGATTTCAAGGATGACTTTGCCCATATTCGTGTGCGTTTCCTGTCAGAATTGCTCTATCAGACCGAGGCCGCAAAGCCTGCGGAGCAGGCCGTGCCGGAAACCGATGTCCTGCCGGTGCCTGCTGAGGCGAAGAAAACCCATAAGCGCACCGCCGAATACTGGACGTTCCATAAGAACCTGAAATCCGGCAATAATCCGTGGCTGCTGGCCAAGGTCGAGGCGGCCAAAGCGTGA
- a CDS encoding shikimate dehydrogenase: protein MIETLPTGAAKVAGVVGQPIHQSLSPFLHNAWLRELRLNGVYVPFSPKDEHGFERLILSCRTNGIKGLNVTAPFKEIALKLADSYSDIALSCGSANLLTFDDEGHVHADSTDGFGLIRAFELQSPDCDLTKPVAIMGAGGAARAVIAALLARGCTDVRIVNRTIARAEELVFVFKDGVSAYDVTQIERAFDGVTAIVNAASGGPLPLFDHAPDQATAMDMTYRPLKTAWLQAAEARGLKLVDGLNMLIEQARPSFEAFYGEAPSAEFDIRDLALRYLGESL, encoded by the coding sequence ATGATTGAGACCTTGCCCACAGGGGCGGCGAAAGTGGCTGGCGTGGTTGGCCAGCCGATCCATCAGTCGTTGAGCCCGTTTTTGCATAACGCCTGGTTGCGCGAATTGCGCCTCAATGGGGTCTATGTGCCGTTTTCGCCAAAAGATGAGCACGGCTTTGAACGGCTGATCCTGTCGTGCCGCACCAATGGCATCAAAGGATTGAACGTCACCGCACCGTTTAAGGAAATTGCCCTTAAACTGGCCGACAGCTATTCGGACATCGCACTTTCCTGCGGTTCGGCCAATCTGCTGACCTTTGATGACGAAGGCCATGTCCATGCGGATTCGACGGACGGGTTCGGTTTGATCCGGGCCTTTGAGCTACAGTCACCAGACTGCGACCTGACAAAGCCGGTGGCGATCATGGGGGCAGGGGGTGCGGCCCGCGCCGTGATCGCGGCCCTGCTGGCCAGGGGTTGCACGGATGTGCGCATTGTCAACCGTACCATCGCCCGTGCCGAAGAGTTGGTGTTTGTGTTTAAGGACGGCGTATCGGCATACGATGTTACCCAGATTGAGCGTGCCTTTGATGGGGTGACGGCCATCGTCAATGCCGCGTCCGGCGGGCCTTTGCCGCTGTTTGACCATGCGCCGGATCAGGCCACGGCGATGGATATGACCTATCGGCCACTCAAAACCGCGTGGTTACAGGCGGCGGAGGCGAGGGGGCTTAAGTTGGTCGATGGCCTGAACATGCTGATCGAGCAGGCGCGGCCATCGTTTGAAGCCTTTTATGGCGAAGCGCCGTCTGCTGAGTTTGATATCCGTGATCTGGCTCTGCGCTATCTTGGGGAAAGCCTGTGA
- the coaE gene encoding dephospho-CoA kinase (Dephospho-CoA kinase (CoaE) performs the final step in coenzyme A biosynthesis.): MIKLGLTGSIGMGKSTVAKMFAHLGVPVWDADEVVHRLYATSQPLKDKLCAAFGVILKDNSIDRARLSEILKADLSKFAVLDAIVHPLVREDRAVFMERHGDSPLVLADIPLLYETGSEKNLDYVVVVSAPAEVQKARVMARPGMTEAKFNDILSRQISDTEKRQRADFLILTDQPLEATRAEVAALHKKLLSGDLDKPQRSNP, translated from the coding sequence GTGATTAAGCTGGGCCTGACCGGCTCAATCGGTATGGGCAAATCGACGGTCGCGAAGATGTTCGCGCATCTGGGCGTACCGGTCTGGGATGCTGATGAGGTCGTCCATCGGCTCTATGCGACCTCACAACCTCTGAAGGATAAGCTATGTGCGGCGTTCGGGGTGATCTTAAAAGACAACAGCATCGACCGCGCCCGTTTGTCGGAAATCCTGAAAGCTGATCTGTCGAAGTTTGCGGTGCTGGACGCTATTGTCCATCCCCTGGTGCGCGAAGACCGCGCGGTATTTATGGAAAGGCACGGGGACTCACCGCTGGTTCTGGCTGATATCCCACTGCTGTATGAGACCGGGTCTGAGAAAAACCTCGACTATGTTGTGGTGGTTAGTGCGCCGGCTGAGGTGCAAAAAGCCCGTGTCATGGCCCGCCCCGGCATGACTGAGGCCAAGTTTAATGACATCTTATCGCGTCAGATCAGCGATACTGAAAAACGTCAGCGGGCGGACTTTCTGATCCTGACCGATCAGCCGCTTGAGGCCACCCGCGCCGAGGTGGCGGCTCTCCACAAGAAATTACTATCTGGCGATCTGGACAAGCCCCAGCGAAGCAACCCATAA
- the hemE gene encoding uroporphyrinogen decarboxylase, with product MTIEPSSVLMAPILKALSGQTQAIPPVWFMRQAGRYLPEYRALRATTPEFISFCLNPEKAAEATLQPIRRFGFDAAILFSDILVIPQALGQNVAFEAGEGPVLGELPSLESMRDLAGQAGVHLKNVGETLMRVRAAIDPDKTTLIGFCGGPWTVMTYMLNGRKAQDRTLIRAFVYDNPVYVEQLMDIVIEASAHYLKMQADSGAQVLKIFESWAEGLPDPYFDQLIIEPHKKLIARVRELGVTLPIIGFPRGSEVRLFDYLAAVNVEALALGTATPLKLGRELQKIKPIQGALDPVVLRSGGVALEAAIDRLLEAWGQGSYIFNLGHGIFLDTPIAHVENALKRIRG from the coding sequence ATGACGATTGAACCTTCCTCAGTGCTTATGGCCCCGATCCTTAAGGCTTTAAGTGGGCAGACCCAAGCCATACCCCCGGTATGGTTCATGCGTCAGGCCGGACGCTACCTACCGGAATACAGGGCTTTACGCGCCACCACACCTGAATTTATCTCGTTCTGCCTCAATCCGGAGAAGGCGGCTGAGGCCACTTTGCAGCCGATAAGGCGCTTTGGATTCGATGCGGCGATCCTGTTTTCAGACATACTGGTGATCCCACAGGCCTTGGGTCAGAACGTCGCCTTTGAAGCCGGTGAGGGGCCGGTCTTAGGAGAACTACCGTCATTAGAGTCCATGCGCGATCTGGCGGGGCAGGCGGGCGTGCACCTTAAAAACGTCGGTGAAACCCTGATGCGGGTGCGGGCCGCAATTGATCCGGATAAAACGACGCTGATCGGGTTTTGCGGCGGGCCATGGACGGTCATGACCTATATGCTCAACGGTCGCAAAGCCCAGGATCGCACCCTGATCCGCGCCTTTGTCTATGACAATCCGGTCTATGTCGAGCAACTTATGGATATTGTTATCGAAGCGTCGGCCCATTACCTGAAGATGCAGGCCGATTCCGGGGCGCAAGTGCTTAAAATCTTTGAAAGCTGGGCGGAAGGGTTGCCCGATCCTTACTTTGACCAACTGATCATTGAGCCGCACAAAAAGCTGATCGCACGGGTGAGGGAACTGGGTGTGACCCTCCCGATCATCGGCTTTCCGCGTGGGTCTGAGGTGCGGCTGTTTGATTACCTTGCGGCCGTGAATGTCGAGGCTCTGGCGTTAGGGACGGCCACGCCTCTGAAACTGGGTCGTGAGTTACAAAAGATAAAACCAATCCAGGGCGCCCTTGATCCCGTAGTGTTAAGATCGGGCGGTGTGGCCCTTGAGGCCGCCATTGACCGGTTGCTTGAGGCTTGGGGGCAGGGGTCGTACATCTTTAATCTCGGCCATGGTATTTTTCTCGATACGCCGATCGCCCATGTCGAAAATGCACTGAAACGGATCAGAGGCTGA
- a CDS encoding helicase HerA-like domain-containing protein — protein MADTTGVLVGYSQSPTSGGPQTLLFTRANRHGIVAGATGTGKTVTLQILAQAFSDAGVPVFAADIKGDLSGVAVAGSPNEKLLERARIMNLDLAPKAAPVIFWDIFGEKGHPIRATISEMGPLLLSRLFELNDVQEGVLNIAFHVADKEGLLLLDLADLRALLNHVAENAKEISATYGQVSTTSIGAIQRQLLTLETQGGARFFGEPALRLEDLMRTDLSGKGYINILCADKLIGSPRLYSTFLLWLLSELFEELPEIGDPEKPRMVFFFDEAHLLFNEAPKSLLEKIEQVVRLIRSKGVGIYFVTQNPADVPDSVLAQLGNRIQHALRAYTPSEQKGLKAAANSFRANPEFDTIEAIQGLGVGEALVSLLDEKGRPTVTAHALIRPPASRLGATTDAERQAVFAKSPVGGVYDEAKDRESAFEILSKRKQAEVVEEEEAKITKTTVKEPARKASSTEKAVTSVAVSVIRTIGVTLGRELVRGLLGSMKKTTKRR, from the coding sequence ATGGCGGATACAACAGGCGTTCTGGTCGGATATTCGCAGTCGCCGACCTCTGGCGGCCCGCAGACCCTGCTGTTCACCCGCGCGAACCGTCACGGTATTGTGGCTGGTGCCACGGGTACGGGCAAGACCGTGACCCTGCAAATCCTGGCGCAGGCCTTTTCCGATGCGGGTGTGCCGGTGTTTGCCGCCGATATCAAAGGCGACCTGTCGGGCGTGGCGGTGGCGGGCAGCCCAAATGAAAAACTGCTCGAACGCGCCAGGATCATGAACCTTGATCTGGCGCCCAAGGCCGCGCCGGTCATTTTCTGGGATATCTTTGGCGAAAAAGGCCACCCGATCCGGGCGACGATTTCTGAGATGGGGCCGCTGCTGCTATCGCGGCTGTTTGAACTGAACGACGTGCAGGAAGGTGTGCTCAACATCGCTTTCCATGTGGCCGACAAAGAAGGGTTGCTGCTGCTGGATCTGGCCGATCTGCGCGCCCTGCTCAACCATGTGGCTGAGAATGCCAAGGAAATTTCGGCGACCTATGGTCAGGTATCGACGACCTCAATCGGTGCCATTCAGCGCCAGTTGCTGACGCTGGAAACCCAGGGCGGCGCCAGGTTCTTTGGCGAACCGGCGCTGCGCCTCGAAGACCTGATGCGCACGGATTTGTCGGGTAAGGGCTACATCAATATTCTGTGTGCGGACAAACTCATCGGCAGCCCCCGCCTCTATTCGACGTTTCTGCTATGGCTGTTATCTGAACTGTTCGAGGAATTGCCGGAAATCGGCGATCCGGAAAAACCGCGCATGGTGTTTTTCTTCGACGAAGCCCATCTGTTGTTCAACGAAGCGCCGAAATCCTTGCTGGAAAAGATCGAGCAGGTCGTGCGTCTGATCCGTTCCAAAGGGGTCGGCATCTATTTCGTCACCCAAAATCCGGCCGATGTGCCGGACTCGGTTCTGGCCCAGCTTGGCAACCGCATCCAGCATGCCCTGCGCGCCTATACACCGTCCGAACAAAAGGGCCTGAAAGCCGCCGCCAACTCGTTCCGCGCCAATCCTGAGTTTGACACCATCGAGGCCATTCAGGGCCTAGGCGTCGGTGAGGCGCTGGTGTCGCTGCTGGATGAAAAGGGCCGCCCGACGGTGACCGCACACGCCCTGATCCGCCCGCCCGCCTCGCGTCTGGGGGCAACCACCGACGCGGAACGTCAGGCGGTATTCGCCAAATCACCCGTTGGTGGCGTTTACGATGAAGCCAAAGACCGTGAATCCGCCTTTGAAATCCTGTCCAAACGCAAACAGGCCGAGGTGGTCGAAGAAGAAGAGGCGAAAATCACCAAAACCACGGTCAAGGAACCGGCGCGCAAAGCCTCATCGACCGAAAAAGCGGTGACCTCAGTAGCAGTTTCGGTCATCCGCACCATTGGCGTCACGCTTGGGCGCGAACTGGTGCGCGGCTTGCTGGGCTCGATGAAGAAAACGACCAAGCGGCGGTAA
- a CDS encoding pyruvate, water dikinase regulatory protein, producing MTSDSLKTLSSKIGTYFHVHLVSDSTGETLNALAKAAAARFEGILPIEHIYVLIRSPKQLERALVEIESFPGIVLHTIVDSELRTNLEIRCRELDIPSIGVLDPMVVAFSRYLGAAVSKRIGAQHNLDNEYFERIEALNYAIAHDDGALADRLAQAEVILVGVSRTSKTPTCIYLAHRGIKAANIPLVPGRPLPEEIDNLTEPLIVGLIASPERLISIRKNRLLSLNNDDRPSTYTDTEAVRNEIIAARRFFERKEWPVIDVTRRSIEETSAAIISLLNEKRTGRLGGI from the coding sequence ATGACCTCGGACAGCCTGAAAACCTTATCCTCTAAGATCGGCACCTATTTTCATGTCCATCTGGTCTCGGATTCGACTGGTGAGACCCTTAATGCTCTGGCCAAGGCCGCCGCGGCCCGCTTTGAGGGCATTTTGCCGATTGAGCATATCTATGTGCTGATCCGCTCGCCTAAGCAGCTAGAGCGGGCACTGGTGGAGATCGAAAGCTTTCCCGGCATTGTGTTGCATACGATTGTCGATTCTGAACTGCGCACCAATCTGGAAATCCGTTGCCGGGAACTGGATATCCCCTCGATCGGTGTGCTTGACCCTATGGTGGTGGCGTTTTCGCGTTATCTTGGGGCGGCGGTCTCTAAGCGCATCGGCGCCCAGCACAATCTTGATAATGAATATTTCGAGCGCATCGAAGCGCTGAATTACGCCATTGCCCACGATGACGGCGCACTCGCCGACCGTCTGGCCCAGGCCGAGGTCATTCTGGTTGGTGTATCGCGTACCTCAAAGACACCGACCTGCATCTATCTGGCTCACCGCGGCATCAAGGCCGCCAATATTCCGCTGGTGCCGGGCCGTCCGCTGCCCGAAGAAATCGATAATCTGACCGAGCCTTTGATTGTCGGCCTGATTGCCTCACCGGAGCGGCTGATTTCTATTCGCAAAAACCGTCTGCTGTCGCTCAATAATGACGACCGGCCCTCGACCTATACCGATACCGAGGCCGTCCGCAACGAGATCATCGCCGCCCGCCGGTTTTTTGAGCGTAAAGAGTGGCCTGTGATCGATGTCACCCGCCGCAGTATCGAAGAAACCTCAGCCGCGATCATCAGCTTACTTAATGAAAAGCGGACAGGCAGGTTAGGCGGGATTTAA
- a CDS encoding Maf family protein — MTLILASGSKIRATLLTNAGLGFDIIPAQIDEEAIKDEYLARAHSPKSVALKLAQEKALHISLRHDGLVIGADSVVEIERDLISKSDTFEAARALLKRFSGQTHYLHSAVALAQGGQIIWSHVGTAELSVRRLNDAFIDSYLAQAGEEVLKSVGCYQLEGLGLQLFDDIRGDYFTILGLPMLPLLNQLRHLEVIAS, encoded by the coding sequence ATGACCTTAATCCTTGCCTCCGGCTCCAAAATCCGCGCCACCTTGCTGACCAATGCGGGTTTAGGCTTTGACATCATTCCCGCCCAGATCGACGAAGAGGCCATTAAGGATGAGTATCTTGCCCGCGCCCATAGCCCCAAATCGGTGGCCCTGAAACTGGCGCAGGAAAAGGCGCTCCACATATCCCTGCGGCACGACGGTCTGGTGATCGGGGCGGATTCGGTGGTTGAAATCGAGCGCGACCTGATCAGCAAATCAGACACCTTCGAGGCGGCCAGAGCCCTGCTTAAGCGCTTCAGCGGCCAAACCCATTATCTTCATTCCGCGGTGGCGCTGGCGCAAGGTGGGCAGATCATCTGGTCCCATGTCGGCACGGCTGAACTGAGCGTGCGCCGTCTGAATGATGCCTTTATCGACAGCTATCTGGCGCAGGCTGGCGAAGAGGTGCTGAAAAGCGTAGGCTGTTACCAACTCGAAGGGCTGGGCCTGCAACTGTTTGATGACATTCGCGGCGATTATTTTACCATTCTGGGCTTACCCATGCTGCCACTGCTGAACCAACTGCGTCATCTGGAGGTCATTGCATCATGA
- the secB gene encoding protein-export chaperone SecB — MTDTVAPEANTQNGAQTDGLTALPANMQVLAQFIRDFSFENPRAPQSLRMDVRPEVDMGVEMNAKGRPDGLFEVDLKLSVKATNPEGPVFNIELVYGGLFQLANVPQHMVEPTLLVECPRYLFPFARRIIADVTADGGFFPPFMVEPIDFAALYMSQKSAGTIGETAGQA, encoded by the coding sequence ATGACTGATACCGTGGCTCCTGAAGCCAACACCCAAAACGGGGCCCAGACCGATGGCCTCACCGCCCTGCCCGCCAATATGCAGGTTCTGGCCCAGTTTATCCGCGATTTTTCGTTTGAAAACCCGCGCGCCCCTCAGTCGCTGCGCATGGATGTCCGCCCCGAAGTCGATATGGGCGTCGAAATGAACGCCAAGGGCCGCCCGGATGGCCTGTTTGAGGTTGATCTTAAGCTGTCGGTTAAGGCCACTAATCCTGAAGGTCCGGTATTCAATATCGAGCTGGTTTACGGCGGCCTGTTCCAACTGGCGAATGTCCCGCAACATATGGTCGAGCCGACTCTGCTGGTCGAATGTCCGCGCTACCTGTTCCCGTTTGCCCGTCGCATTATCGCGGATGTCACCGCTGACGGCGGCTTCTTCCCGCCGTTCATGGTTGAGCCAATCGATTTCGCGGCGCTTTACATGTCGCAAAAGTCTGCGGGGACTATCGGTGAAACCGCCGGCCAGGCATAA
- a CDS encoding methyl-accepting chemotaxis protein, translating into MARFLTDLKVLKKIGLAFAAIVITSLCVSATIWIVQGKLAKSAQMTTHTYNVLDELTAIQSALINQETGLRGYLVSGDQEFLEPFHAGAKDSVTAIANVRKLTADNPEQQARLDEVEALVKTWKTQVAAKELELMADPATQEQARSLEGSGAGKASMDGLRKKIGEMAAEEKTLLSERTIEAQHSRDLISTVTVAGGLIILAISVGALAGLNQVLVKPLVALTKAMQDISRGVDNIQVPGTDRKDELGDMSKAFDANAQRIARIASEQAETEARQIIDRRNAILELADSFERNVGGIVELVSAAATEMQASASQLTATAQETSAQSAAVSGAAEEAGANVTSVASAAEELGASVGEIGRQVSTSSQISHDAVRQADAAGSVVNELNEVAASIGGVVDLIAGLAGQTNLLALNATIESARAGEAGRGFAVVASEVKALAAQTSKATEEISRKINQIQGATAKAAEAFQNITGTIQNINSTNAVIASAVEQQSAATQEIIAAVNQASMGTQEVTLNISGVAQASEQTGEAATQVLASSGELAQQAERLQAEMDKFLQTVRAA; encoded by the coding sequence ATGGCAAGGTTTCTGACAGATCTTAAGGTTCTGAAAAAGATAGGGCTGGCTTTTGCCGCCATCGTTATAACCAGCCTGTGCGTCAGTGCGACGATCTGGATCGTGCAGGGTAAGCTGGCTAAATCGGCCCAGATGACCACCCACACCTATAATGTGCTCGATGAACTGACCGCCATTCAGTCCGCCCTGATCAATCAGGAGACGGGCTTGCGGGGATATCTGGTATCCGGCGATCAGGAATTTTTGGAACCGTTTCATGCCGGGGCAAAAGATTCAGTCACCGCCATAGCCAATGTTCGCAAATTAACGGCCGACAATCCTGAACAGCAGGCCCGGTTGGATGAGGTTGAAGCTTTGGTCAAAACCTGGAAGACGCAGGTTGCGGCCAAAGAACTGGAACTGATGGCCGATCCGGCTACGCAGGAGCAGGCCCGCAGTCTCGAAGGATCGGGTGCCGGTAAAGCTTCAATGGATGGGCTGCGCAAAAAAATTGGCGAAATGGCCGCTGAGGAAAAGACCTTGCTGTCTGAACGCACAATTGAGGCCCAGCACAGTCGCGACCTGATAAGCACGGTGACCGTTGCGGGCGGCCTTATCATACTGGCTATATCTGTCGGGGCTCTGGCGGGTCTTAACCAGGTGCTGGTCAAACCCCTGGTGGCGCTCACCAAAGCCATGCAGGACATATCCCGCGGCGTTGATAACATTCAGGTGCCCGGCACGGACCGCAAGGACGAACTGGGCGATATGTCCAAAGCCTTTGACGCCAATGCGCAGCGGATAGCTCGTATTGCCTCCGAGCAGGCCGAAACCGAAGCGCGTCAAATCATTGATCGGCGAAATGCCATACTGGAACTGGCTGACAGTTTTGAGCGCAATGTCGGCGGTATTGTCGAACTGGTCTCTGCGGCGGCCACGGAAATGCAGGCATCAGCCTCACAGCTTACAGCCACAGCACAGGAAACGTCGGCGCAGTCGGCGGCTGTTTCCGGTGCGGCCGAAGAAGCCGGGGCCAATGTCACTTCGGTTGCGTCTGCCGCTGAAGAATTGGGTGCGTCTGTCGGTGAAATCGGCCGTCAGGTGTCAACCTCATCCCAGATTTCCCATGATGCCGTGCGTCAGGCTGATGCGGCCGGCAGTGTCGTCAATGAACTTAATGAGGTCGCCGCCAGCATCGGCGGTGTGGTTGACCTGATCGCCGGTCTGGCCGGACAGACCAATCTGCTGGCGCTGAATGCCACGATTGAATCGGCGCGCGCCGGTGAAGCGGGTAGAGGGTTTGCGGTCGTAGCCTCAGAAGTTAAGGCGCTGGCGGCCCAGACGAGTAAGGCGACAGAGGAAATATCCAGGAAAATCAACCAAATTCAGGGCGCTACGGCCAAGGCCGCAGAGGCGTTCCAGAATATTACTGGCACGATTCAGAATATCAACAGCACCAATGCGGTCATTGCCTCAGCGGTCGAGCAACAGAGCGCGGCCACTCAGGAAATCATTGCCGCGGTTAATCAGGCCTCCATGGGCACTCAGGAAGTCACGCTCAACATTTCAGGTGTTGCCCAGGCGTCGGAACAAACGGGAGAAGCGGCCACCCAGGTCCTGGCCTCGTCCGGTGAATTGGCCCAGCAGGCCGAACGGCTACAGGCCGAAATGGATAAATTCCTGCAAACGGTGAGAGCGGCCTAA
- a CDS encoding MAPEG family protein, with amino-acid sequence MLHPVLALIAWTMLMLVWLYAARITALFAHKVDPQRLTDKRMLAQLPPYAHNPADNYANLLEQPVLFYALSSVIHLSGWGDRLFITLAWIYVGLRIVHSLIQALHNIVILRFCVFLCATGILGYMLIRTIRVALNV; translated from the coding sequence ATGTTGCACCCGGTTCTGGCCCTGATTGCGTGGACGATGCTGATGCTGGTTTGGCTTTATGCCGCCCGCATAACAGCTTTGTTTGCCCATAAGGTCGACCCACAGCGTCTGACCGATAAGCGAATGCTGGCGCAACTGCCGCCCTATGCCCACAATCCGGCCGATAATTACGCCAACCTGCTGGAGCAGCCCGTGCTGTTTTATGCCTTAAGCAGCGTCATTCATCTGAGCGGTTGGGGCGACCGACTGTTTATCACGCTGGCGTGGATCTATGTGGGCCTCCGGATCGTCCATTCGCTGATACAAGCACTGCACAACATCGTCATTTTGCGCTTTTGTGTGTTTTTGTGCGCCACCGGCATATTGGGCTATATGCTGATCCGGACGATCAGGGTCGCCTTGAACGTATAG
- the dnaQ gene encoding DNA polymerase III subunit epsilon: MAREIVFDTETTGIDPRAGHRLIEIGCVELEDLLPTGRSLHRYMDPERIIEADATRIHGITNEMVAGKPKFADLAEEFLNFVGDSRIIAHNASFDRGFINMELERLGRVPLPETQWLDTLEIARNVFPGMANSLDALCRRYNISLAERDKHGALLDARLLADVYLELMGGKERGLDLAMASDFGEDGLAYKAKPYGLRPKPLPSQIHPEEAQAHKAFIAKYLKDKALWPADTNYQ, encoded by the coding sequence ATGGCCAGAGAAATTGTCTTCGATACCGAAACCACCGGCATTGACCCCAGGGCGGGGCACCGCTTGATTGAAATCGGCTGTGTCGAGCTTGAGGATCTTCTGCCGACGGGGCGCAGTCTGCACCGCTATATGGACCCTGAGCGCATTATCGAGGCCGATGCCACGCGCATCCACGGCATCACCAATGAGATGGTGGCCGGTAAACCAAAATTTGCCGATCTGGCCGAAGAATTCCTCAACTTTGTCGGGGATAGCCGCATCATCGCCCATAATGCCAGCTTTGACCGTGGCTTCATCAATATGGAACTGGAGCGCCTAGGCCGTGTGCCGCTGCCGGAAACCCAGTGGCTCGATACGCTTGAGATTGCGCGCAATGTCTTTCCGGGTATGGCCAATTCGCTGGATGCTCTGTGCCGGCGCTATAATATTTCGCTGGCCGAGCGCGATAAGCACGGCGCGCTTCTCGATGCGCGGCTGCTGGCCGATGTCTATCTGGAACTGATGGGCGGCAAGGAGCGCGGCCTCGATCTGGCTATGGCCAGTGACTTTGGCGAGGATGGACTGGCCTATAAGGCCAAACCCTATGGCTTGCGCCCGAAACCTTTGCCATCGCAAATTCATCCGGAGGAGGCGCAGGCTCACAAAGCCTTTATCGCCAAGTATCTGAAAGACAAGGCCCTTTGGCCTGCCGATACAAATTACCAATAA